One genomic segment of Chitinophagales bacterium includes these proteins:
- a CDS encoding RecQ family ATP-dependent DNA helicase — MKQYWGFDNFRPLQEEIIQSVLSKNDTLALLPTGGGKSICFQVPALLLDGICIVVSPLIALMKDQVSNLKARGIKAEALYSGLSISQIRQIVSNCIYGDVKFLYVSPERLATSSFKEALKQMKVSLLAVDEAHCISQWGYDFRPQYLQIAEVRELLPNVSVLALTATATQKVASDITEQLHFKKKQIFSKSFVRSNLSYVVRQTFDKNAQLLHILKQVPGSAVVYVNARKGTRQTADFLNKNGLSSDYYHAGLSPAERSSKQESWIAGKTRIIVCTNAFGMGIDKPDVRTVIHMNVPQSLEAYFQEAGRAGRDEKKAYAVLLCNQSDKQLLKDIIENFPLPEQLRQTYDALCNHLKIPLHQMPADAVKFNIAACAADTNIAVRVLMEHLRLLEQMDVLTMSEATQPYPIIKCLVGKDALLKLYNANPSLEAVTKMILRTSEGVFEDYTVFHEKEIAKRLGIETSELIAKVNELQKLHIFSYKPVEETPQISFTHERVESAHLRLNIALLQMRKQQTTERAAAMLQYISTGHFCRSAMLVNYFGEKFSENCGVCDVCIAAKKSGLKHAQFLQLMNELEQQLQQPKTMPQLVAATAQKPEILLQVLQRLADAELIESNAATGAFVWI; from the coding sequence TTGAAACAGTATTGGGGTTTCGATAATTTTAGACCATTACAGGAAGAAATAATACAAAGTGTATTGAGTAAAAACGATACGTTGGCACTGCTTCCCACAGGTGGCGGCAAATCAATTTGTTTTCAAGTTCCTGCATTGCTTTTAGATGGTATTTGCATAGTGGTTTCTCCGCTCATTGCGTTGATGAAAGATCAGGTTTCTAACTTAAAAGCTAGAGGCATTAAAGCAGAAGCACTTTATTCAGGCTTATCGATTTCGCAAATACGGCAGATTGTTTCCAATTGTATTTATGGCGATGTAAAATTTTTGTATGTATCGCCCGAAAGGCTTGCCACATCTTCGTTTAAAGAAGCACTCAAGCAAATGAAAGTAAGTTTGCTTGCGGTAGATGAAGCCCATTGTATTTCGCAGTGGGGGTACGATTTTCGACCGCAGTATTTGCAAATTGCCGAGGTGCGGGAATTGTTGCCTAATGTATCGGTACTGGCGCTTACTGCTACTGCCACACAAAAGGTAGCAAGCGATATTACCGAGCAATTACATTTTAAGAAGAAGCAGATTTTTTCTAAAAGTTTTGTGCGCAGTAATTTGAGCTATGTGGTGCGTCAAACTTTCGATAAAAATGCACAGTTGTTGCATATTTTAAAGCAAGTGCCGGGCAGTGCAGTAGTGTATGTAAATGCGCGAAAGGGTACACGGCAAACGGCCGATTTCTTAAACAAAAATGGGTTGAGTTCGGATTATTATCATGCAGGATTAAGCCCCGCAGAAAGAAGCAGTAAACAAGAAAGTTGGATAGCGGGAAAAACCCGCATTATCGTTTGCACCAATGCTTTTGGAATGGGTATAGATAAGCCGGATGTGCGTACGGTAATTCACATGAATGTGCCTCAAAGTTTAGAAGCGTATTTTCAAGAAGCAGGTAGGGCAGGTAGAGATGAAAAAAAGGCATACGCGGTGCTGCTGTGCAACCAAAGCGATAAGCAATTGCTTAAAGATATTATTGAAAATTTTCCATTACCGGAGCAGTTGCGCCAAACGTATGATGCACTATGCAATCATCTTAAAATTCCATTGCATCAAATGCCTGCCGATGCCGTAAAATTTAATATAGCAGCATGCGCTGCCGATACCAATATCGCTGTGCGGGTGTTGATGGAGCATTTGCGGCTATTGGAGCAAATGGATGTACTTACCATGAGCGAAGCCACACAGCCATATCCTATCATTAAATGTTTGGTTGGCAAAGATGCTTTGCTGAAACTCTATAACGCCAATCCAAGTTTAGAGGCGGTTACCAAAATGATTTTGCGCACCAGCGAAGGTGTGTTTGAAGACTATACTGTTTTTCATGAAAAAGAAATTGCCAAACGCCTTGGTATTGAAACTTCAGAACTTATTGCAAAAGTAAATGAACTGCAAAAACTGCATATATTTAGTTACAAGCCAGTAGAGGAAACACCACAAATTTCGTTTACACACGAAAGGGTAGAGAGTGCCCACCTGCGGTTGAATATAGCATTGCTGCAAATGCGCAAGCAGCAAACAACCGAAAGAGCAGCCGCTATGTTGCAATACATTTCTACCGGTCATTTCTGTCGTAGTGCCATGCTTGTAAATTATTTTGGAGAAAAGTTTTCTGAAAATTGTGGTGTATGCGATGTGTGTATTGCAGCTAAGAAAAGTGGATTAAAGCACGCGCAGTTTTTGCAGTTAATGAACGAACTGGAGCAGCAATTACAGCAGCCAAAAACTATGCCGCAATTAGTAGCGGCTACAGCTCAAAAACCCGAAATACTTTTACAAGTATTGCAACGCCTTGCAGATGCAGAACTAATAGAAAGCAATGCCGCAACCGGAGCATTTGTGTGGATATAA
- a CDS encoding response regulator transcription factor has protein sequence MKILIVEDEKELQNTIADSLSKEQFVIETADNFAAALEKINVYEYDCILLDIMLPGGSGIQLLQALKKAGRAGNVIIISAKDSLDDKLQGLELGADDYLTKPFHIAELNARVKAVLRRKNTDGKNSLEFANLCLDLSERTLTINQQNIPLNRKEFDILNYFLFNKNRLVTKTALAEHVWGDNIDQADNLDFIYYQIKNLRKKLQAADAAIEIEAVYGIGYKITEK, from the coding sequence ATGAAAATTTTGATTGTTGAAGACGAAAAAGAACTGCAAAACACCATTGCCGATTCACTTTCAAAAGAACAGTTTGTAATTGAAACTGCCGATAACTTTGCCGCTGCACTAGAAAAAATAAATGTGTATGAATACGATTGTATTTTGCTTGATATTATGCTGCCGGGCGGCAGCGGCATACAGCTATTGCAAGCACTAAAAAAAGCCGGAAGAGCCGGCAACGTAATTATTATTTCTGCTAAAGATTCTTTAGACGATAAACTGCAAGGGCTTGAACTCGGAGCCGATGACTACCTTACCAAACCATTCCACATTGCAGAGCTGAATGCAAGAGTAAAAGCCGTGTTACGCAGAAAAAATACCGATGGAAAAAACTCCCTAGAATTTGCCAATCTCTGCTTAGATTTAAGCGAAAGAACACTAACCATAAACCAACAAAACATACCTCTTAACCGAAAAGAGTTTGATATTTTAAACTACTTTTTATTCAACAAAAACCGTTTAGTAACCAAAACCGCACTGGCAGAACACGTGTGGGGCGACAACATTGACCAAGCCGATAACCTTGATTTTATTTACTACCAAATAAAAAATTTACGAAAGAAACTTCAAGCCGCAGATGCCGCAATTGAAATAGAAGCAGTGTACGGAATTGGCTATAAGATTACTGAAAAATGA
- a CDS encoding HAMP domain-containing histidine kinase, giving the protein MKLLNQSIKYIAISILPVIGLWAVFSYFNIHDKISESVDEGLENYKRQIIYRAHQDSSILLRHNFNESFFTIREIAPEIALAVTDIYTDTVMYMQDRDDDEPEAEPVRILTTAFERNNHYYELRILNSLVEEDDLISQLLWNSVWLYIILVLVIIIIHNFVLQRLWKPFYHLLQQLKNYRLGHTKNLPHTTTNIKEFIDLQQAVNTLLQHSIETYEQQKQFIGNASHELQTPLAITINKLELLLEKGNLESTQAENIAEVMQIVERLIKLNKSLLLLTKIENRQFLNNQAISVPQLAQQIVNDLEEITSYKNITIEMETSAALTIEMDAALANILIANLIRNAVFHNISNGIVSITIGTQAISICNTGNNEPLPVEKIFTRFYKSGSNTPGSGLGLAIVKAICNLYGFGVTYAFKNGKHCFEINFGK; this is encoded by the coding sequence ATGAAACTACTCAACCAATCTATAAAATACATCGCCATTTCGATACTGCCTGTAATTGGCTTATGGGCAGTATTTTCGTACTTCAATATTCACGATAAAATAAGCGAGAGTGTAGATGAAGGTTTAGAAAACTACAAGCGCCAAATTATATACAGAGCACACCAAGATTCCAGCATTTTACTGCGCCATAATTTCAACGAAAGTTTCTTTACCATAAGAGAAATAGCACCCGAAATTGCGCTTGCAGTAACAGATATTTACACAGATACTGTAATGTACATGCAAGACCGAGACGATGATGAACCGGAGGCTGAGCCGGTACGCATTCTTACCACTGCATTTGAGCGCAACAACCATTATTATGAACTGCGTATTTTAAACTCTTTGGTAGAAGAAGACGACCTTATCTCGCAATTGCTGTGGAATAGTGTATGGCTATACATTATACTGGTGTTGGTAATTATTATTATACACAATTTTGTTTTGCAACGGCTATGGAAACCATTCTACCATTTGCTGCAGCAACTAAAGAATTACAGACTCGGCCACACCAAAAACCTGCCACATACCACAACAAACATCAAAGAATTTATCGATTTACAACAAGCTGTAAACACCCTGCTGCAACACAGTATAGAAACCTACGAACAACAAAAACAGTTTATAGGCAATGCCTCGCACGAACTGCAAACCCCACTAGCCATTACCATCAATAAACTAGAACTGCTTCTAGAAAAAGGAAATTTAGAAAGCACGCAAGCAGAAAACATTGCAGAGGTAATGCAAATAGTTGAACGCCTCATAAAACTAAACAAGTCGCTGCTGCTCTTAACCAAAATTGAAAACAGGCAATTCTTAAATAACCAAGCCATTTCTGTGCCGCAACTCGCACAGCAAATAGTAAACGATTTAGAAGAAATTACCAGCTACAAAAACATAACGATTGAAATGGAAACAAGCGCGGCACTAACCATAGAAATGGATGCTGCGCTTGCCAATATTCTTATTGCCAACTTAATTAGAAATGCGGTGTTTCACAATATCAGCAATGGCATTGTTTCTATTACAATTGGTACGCAAGCTATAAGCATTTGCAACACCGGAAACAATGAGCCTTTACCGGTTGAAAAAATATTTACCCGCTTCTACAAATCTGGCAGCAACACACCCGGCTCCGGACTTGGATTGGCTATTGTAAAAGCCATTTGCAACCTCTATGGCTTTGGCGTTACATACGCATTTAAAAACGGTAAACACTGCTTCGAAATAA